In Myxococcales bacterium, the DNA window TCGTCCGGCACGGGCTCCGAGGTCCAGAAGCCGCTCGCCACCGTCGTCATCGGTGGCCTCATCATCGCCATGCTCGTCTCGATGGTGGCCCTCCCGGCTATGCTCCTCCTCGTCGCCCGACAGCAGCAGGCCTCGGGCGCCGATCGCCGCGAGAACGACGACGACGAGCACGATGGCGAGCGCCACGCCGACGACCACGGCCACCACGGTCACTGAGACGGGCGGCTGCCACGAGCGCGTGGGCTAGACGATTCGTCGTCGGCCACGGAGCTCGAGCGGCTGCCACGAGCGTAGGAAGGAGTTCGACGACAGCCTCCTGCGCCGAGGGTCGAAGGTTCGCGCAGAGCTCCTGATCTCCTCGCGGAGACGAGCGCGAGCGCCAAAAAGACGGAGGGCCCGCCCTCTCGGACGAGCCCTCACGGAGCGTCACGGTTCGTGGGGTCGTCAGCCGCCGGTGCGGGTCCGCGCGCCGGCCGCCGTGGAGCAGCCGTTGTTCGGGCGGGTGTCGTCGGGGCAGATGACCGCGCACTTCATCGTGCCGAGGTCGACGAGCTCGTCCCAGTCGCAGTCGTCGTCGGTGATGGCGGTGGGCGCGGCCTGACCGCCGAGCTTCACGCGGAAGGCGTAGTGCATCATGGTCTTGACCATGCTCTCGTTCACCCACGCGTAGCCGCCGTCGCCCCAGGTGGTGCCCCACGAGTTGTGGATCAGGTACTCGCGCTTGCCCTGGGCGTTCTCGCGGTAGCCGCTCATGGTCACCGCGTGGCCACCCGAGATCTCGGACTGGGTCCAGTCTTGGATGACGAAGTTCTTCATCTTGCTGTTCGACCACTTGGAGCCGTCGATCTTCATCGCGATCCAGAGGTCGGCGCCCGAGGCGAGCGCGGCCTGGAGCTCTTCCACGTCCGGCGGGAGCGTCTTGAGCTGCTCGATCGCCTCGATCTTGAAGAGGCCGTTCTGCGTCGCCTTGTTCAGGTTCGCGACGTAGGTCGAGTCTTGGCGGGCGGTGCCCTCCTTCACGCCGTACGTCGAGCCGCAGTCCTCGTACTGCGGAGACGCCATTTTGCAGGCCTCTTTTCCGCTGTAGGGCCAGTTGGTCCACGACGTGATCGACTGCCCGAGGTTCGAGTCGCCGGCGGCCGACATCTTCGGGATCGCGTAGAACGACCAGATGTGCGACGGGGAGCTCGACTCTTGCTGCTGGCCGGAGCGCTTGATGCCGTTGTCGAGGGTGGACGAGAGCGCGAACGCCGTGCACGAGCCGACGTAGCCCTGGTTCTTGATGGGGCCCTCGAGGTTCTCGGTGCGGTGGTCGACGAGCTTGGGGAAGCTCCCGCCGACCGTGCCCGAAGCCGCGGCCTCGTTGCCAGACGGGCGAGCGGCGCGCTCACCGCCAGGGGCGGGCTGCGCGGGCACCTCGTTCATCTTGAGGCGCGGGGCGATGGCGCCGCCCGCTCCGAGCTTGGCCTGGAAGGGCTTGGTCGCGAGCTTGCCCTGCTTGGCGAGGCGCAGCTTGGCGGCGCCGAAGTGCTTCTTGGCGCGGAGGAGCGGGCTCGTGTCGAGGTGGCAGTCGATCCGCACCCACACGCCGGGCGAGATCTCGGTGGGGCCACAGGCCTTGGGC includes these proteins:
- a CDS encoding C1 family peptidase; translation: MRNVVFGMAATLSLLIAGGAQAQMVTKMKGGQPSTPAPAAPAPASGNPFGGRAVHSAPIVPFSGVADPMNMQKLQDIRSRQPKACGPTEISPGVWVRIDCHLDTSPLLRAKKHFGAAKLRLAKQGKLATKPFQAKLGAGGAIAPRLKMNEVPAQPAPGGERAARPSGNEAAASGTVGGSFPKLVDHRTENLEGPIKNQGYVGSCTAFALSSTLDNGIKRSGQQQESSSPSHIWSFYAIPKMSAAGDSNLGQSITSWTNWPYSGKEACKMASPQYEDCGSTYGVKEGTARQDSTYVANLNKATQNGLFKIEAIEQLKTLPPDVEELQAALASGADLWIAMKIDGSKWSNSKMKNFVIQDWTQSEISGGHAVTMSGYRENAQGKREYLIHNSWGTTWGDGGYAWVNESMVKTMMHYAFRVKLGGQAAPTAITDDDCDWDELVDLGTMKCAVICPDDTRPNNGCSTAAGARTRTGG